The following are from one region of the Dermacentor albipictus isolate Rhodes 1998 colony chromosome 5, USDA_Dalb.pri_finalv2, whole genome shotgun sequence genome:
- the LOC135920700 gene encoding uncharacterized protein: protein MVRIASTSGLQLLVISATLLSLASLGFAGALPLIFHYDPLIAEESQQQEQLSITPFVVKAPMTQQGSEGQPETSDERQALPALAVRHGPQYSGMTASQPAKRHAHRGPVRAVMPQPTRYQLSPATAQASYAPAQQGDLQGSATGYGNQAEGYLDMGAYSSGYGAFGWYADYPVGGGFH from the exons CAGCTGCTGGTCATCAGCGCAACCCTTTTGTCCCTGGCGTCACTGGGCTTCGCAGGGGCGttgcctctgatattccactacGACCCGTTGATTGCCGAAGAAagccagcagcaggagcagctgtcCATCACG CCTTTTGTAGTGAAGGCACCAATGACACAACAAGGGAGCGAAGGACAGCCTGAGACTTCTGACGAACGGCAAGCACTGCCGGCGCTCGCCGTACGACATGGGCCGCAGTACAGCGGGATGACCGCGTCGCAGCCTGCGAAGAGGCACGCTCACCGAGGCCCAGTGAGAGCAGTCATGCCACAGCCGACTCGCTACCAGCTGTCGCCGGCCACAGCGCAGGCATCGTACGCACCGGCACAGCAAGGAGATCTGCAAGGGTCCGCCACGGGCTACGGCAATCAGGCCGAAGGCTACCTCGACATGGGTGCCTACTCAAGCGGCTACGGTGCCTTCGGCTGGTACGCCGATTACCCGGTCGGCGGAGGGTTTCACTAA